One window from the genome of Pirellulales bacterium encodes:
- a CDS encoding helix-turn-helix domain-containing protein, whose amino-acid sequence MARQRLLGGALGKLLHAAQLPLCAVDGQSRLIYANPALLTWLDIPEGELLGETHFSSSAQNRAGFLRQALCPPPGAELSPGPVTVPLVLEVALESVTASVTWWPIRHGAGELECLLGMIHRVNQLAGESAGVVSWSDWHARLAWQRGALRLHYRLRDLVGESPAIRVARQQAQLAASCRAPATIVGPVGSGRRSLALAIHAAGLPPEDPPGPDFPGDAGRPLITLDCRLLNAELLAARLGHLPPYQGIKSGPPTTTFKGDASGAWGTLVLLGLQDLPIGLAEASSLMATLERLTHTDSPWRVMATATVGPLELLANQRLSAELAARLSTLVIHLPPLRTRPEDIPWLAQHLVEVENRSRSRSLRGLHAAALERLVLHGWPGDMAELASALRIAAKSAASGEITVADLPPYLVQATEQLRHPREQLAPFDLPDWLAQAERDILRRALAQTRGNKTAAAELVGMNRPRFYRRLVELGLVEENNGPTGDPTPDMQMSGQPGFAHPISVPERGLADPAGNESAALKAAEATARRIARRSKKLPPLPPSTSNAEPEFMEDIPFIPEDE is encoded by the coding sequence ATGGCCCGGCAGCGATTGCTCGGAGGCGCGCTGGGTAAACTCTTGCACGCTGCTCAGCTTCCCTTGTGCGCGGTGGATGGCCAGTCACGACTGATCTATGCCAACCCCGCGCTTTTGACCTGGCTGGATATCCCCGAAGGGGAGCTCCTAGGAGAGACGCATTTCAGCAGTTCCGCGCAGAACCGCGCGGGATTCTTGCGGCAGGCCTTGTGCCCCCCTCCCGGCGCGGAGCTTTCCCCCGGTCCGGTGACCGTGCCACTCGTGCTGGAAGTTGCCCTCGAGAGTGTGACCGCCTCCGTCACTTGGTGGCCGATCCGCCACGGCGCCGGTGAATTGGAATGTTTGCTCGGAATGATTCATCGAGTAAATCAACTAGCGGGGGAAAGCGCCGGAGTGGTTTCCTGGTCGGACTGGCACGCCCGGCTGGCCTGGCAACGGGGCGCGTTGCGCCTGCATTACCGCCTGCGCGACTTGGTGGGGGAGAGCCCCGCCATCCGCGTTGCGCGGCAACAGGCCCAGTTGGCCGCCAGTTGCCGCGCGCCCGCGACCATTGTTGGACCAGTGGGTAGTGGCCGGCGCTCCTTGGCCCTGGCGATCCACGCGGCGGGCCTACCGCCCGAAGACCCCCCCGGCCCGGATTTTCCCGGCGACGCGGGTAGACCGCTGATCACGCTGGATTGTCGGCTGCTCAATGCGGAACTGCTGGCCGCGCGGTTAGGTCATTTGCCTCCATACCAGGGGATAAAATCCGGTCCGCCAACAACCACCTTCAAAGGCGATGCCTCTGGAGCCTGGGGCACGCTGGTATTACTCGGTTTGCAGGATTTGCCAATAGGCCTGGCCGAGGCATCCAGCTTAATGGCCACACTGGAACGCCTGACCCACACGGATAGCCCCTGGCGGGTGATGGCGACTGCCACGGTTGGCCCGCTTGAACTCCTGGCCAATCAACGCCTTTCAGCCGAACTGGCCGCGCGGTTGAGTACCTTGGTGATTCATTTGCCTCCTTTGCGAACCCGACCAGAGGACATTCCTTGGTTGGCGCAACATCTGGTCGAGGTGGAAAATCGCAGCCGCTCGCGGTCTTTGCGGGGATTGCATGCCGCCGCGTTGGAACGCCTGGTGCTGCATGGTTGGCCGGGTGATATGGCGGAATTGGCCTCCGCGCTTCGCATTGCCGCAAAGTCCGCCGCCAGCGGTGAAATCACCGTTGCGGATTTACCCCCGTACCTGGTCCAAGCGACAGAACAACTGCGCCACCCGCGGGAACAACTCGCGCCATTTGATCTGCCGGATTGGCTGGCCCAGGCCGAACGCGACATCCTTCGGCGGGCACTAGCCCAAACCCGCGGCAATAAAACCGCCGCCGCGGAACTAGTGGGGATGAACCGTCCCCGGTTTTACCGACGACTGGTCGAATTGGGCCTGGTGGAGGAAAACAACGGTCCGACGGGCGATCCCACACCAGATATGCAAATGAGCGGGCAACCGGGATTTGCTCATCCGATCTCCGTCCCCGAAAGGGGCCTTGCCGATCCCGCGGGGAATGAGTCGGCAGCTTTAAAAGCGGCGGAGGCCACGGCCCGCCGCATTGCCCGTCGATCAAAAAAACTGCCGCCACTCCCCCCCTCGACATCCAACGCCGAACCGGAATTCATGGAAGATATTCCATTCATTCCCGAAGATGAATGA
- a CDS encoding P-II family nitrogen regulator — protein sequence MKKIEAIIRHFKLEEVKDALHNKGVQGMTVTEVRGFGRQKGHTETYRGAEYAVDFLPKVKIEVVVSDKDVQSVLDTIINSARTGQVGDGKIFVSELSEVIRIRTGETAQAAI from the coding sequence ATGAAAAAAATTGAAGCCATTATCCGCCATTTCAAATTGGAAGAGGTGAAGGATGCCTTGCACAACAAGGGAGTGCAGGGGATGACCGTGACCGAAGTACGTGGCTTTGGCCGCCAAAAGGGACATACCGAGACTTATCGCGGCGCCGAATACGCCGTGGACTTTTTGCCCAAGGTCAAGATTGAGGTCGTGGTGTCGGACAAGGATGTGCAATCGGTTTTGGACACGATTATTAATTCCGCCCGCACGGGACAAGTAGGGGACGGCAAGATTTTTGTCAGTGAGTTGAGCGAAGTGATTCGCATCCGCACTGGCGAGACGGCCCAAGCCGCAATCTAA
- a CDS encoding right-handed parallel beta-helix repeat-containing protein, with protein sequence MRFSPANRLCRTFAPRLLGLFCGLALASAQAFARDLYVDNVAGDNRWLANAPQSGAAARSGPVRTIQRALQLAVSGDRIVLIKNEEPYRESISLVGSRHSGSVIRPFVIEGNGCKLSGTVAPDDQAWETVSPDVYRVRIQRLYYQQLFLAGQPAVRQPQSLGDHPGNVLQPLEWQLADGFLYFRTEPNKLPLDYQPSYAQLTVGVTLYQVQGVVVRDLILQGFHLDGVQAHDAGWQDPVVLAGLTARGNGRAGIALNGAAGVAIDGCLVGNNGHAQVLVDGPGAASVTNSNLLANTAPRFVLNRGGQARVEGQPVTPAELKQEPAGTELPE encoded by the coding sequence ATGCGTTTCTCCCCTGCTAACAGGCTATGCCGCACGTTCGCCCCGCGCCTCTTGGGCCTGTTCTGCGGTCTGGCACTGGCCAGCGCGCAGGCCTTTGCCCGGGATCTGTATGTCGACAATGTGGCGGGGGATAATCGCTGGTTGGCAAACGCCCCCCAGTCCGGCGCCGCCGCCCGTTCCGGGCCGGTGCGCACCATTCAACGCGCGTTGCAATTGGCTGTCAGTGGCGACCGAATTGTCCTGATCAAAAACGAAGAGCCTTACCGTGAATCGATCAGCCTGGTCGGTTCGCGGCACAGCGGGTCCGTTATTCGCCCCTTTGTCATCGAAGGTAACGGCTGCAAACTCTCGGGCACGGTCGCTCCCGATGACCAAGCCTGGGAAACCGTCAGCCCGGACGTTTACCGCGTGCGGATTCAACGCTTGTATTACCAACAACTCTTTTTGGCGGGGCAGCCAGCCGTGCGGCAACCGCAATCGCTGGGCGATCATCCGGGGAACGTGCTGCAACCCCTGGAATGGCAACTGGCGGATGGCTTTTTATACTTTCGGACCGAGCCAAATAAACTGCCGCTGGATTATCAGCCATCATACGCCCAACTGACCGTGGGCGTGACCCTTTACCAGGTTCAAGGGGTGGTTGTGCGGGATTTGATCTTGCAGGGGTTTCATTTGGATGGCGTGCAGGCCCACGATGCCGGGTGGCAAGACCCCGTGGTGCTGGCGGGATTGACCGCACGGGGGAATGGGCGGGCGGGGATCGCGCTGAATGGAGCGGCGGGGGTGGCGATCGATGGCTGCCTGGTGGGAAATAACGGTCATGCGCAGGTGCTGGTGGATGGCCCCGGCGCGGCCAGCGTGACGAATAGCAACCTATTGGCCAATACCGCGCCGCGGTTTGTGCTGAACCGTGGGGGCCAAGCGCGGGTAGAGGGGCAGCCCGTCACACCTGCGGAGCTAAAACAGGAACCGGCGGGGACGGAGCTGCCGGAGTAA